The Sedimentibacter sp. zth1 DNA segment AACATGGGAATTGGAATGGTTTTAGCAGTAGACAAAAATGATGCTGATAAAGTTGTAGAGTACCTTAAATCAAAGAATGAAAACCCTGTTAAAATTGGTGTCATGGTAAAAAGAGAAGGCGGTTTAGACATATGCCACAATTAAAAATTGGTGTATTGATTTCTGGTGGAGGCACCAACCTTCAATCCATTATTGATAATATTAATAATGGATTTATAGATGCTAAAATTGATGTTGTAATTTCTAACAAGAAATCTGCTTATGGCTTAGAACGTGCTAAGTCAAATGGTATAGACGCTATATATGTAAATCCTAATAATTACAAAGGCTCTGAAGAATATAATCAAATAATCATAAGTGAGCTTCAAGATAGAAATATTGATTTAATAGTATTAGCTGGATATTTAAAAATATTAAGTATGGATTTTGTTAGAACATTTGAAAATAAAATTATAAACATACATCCTTCACTTATTCCATCTTTTTGTGGTAGAGGCTACTATGGAATAAAAGTACATGAAGAGGTTATAAAATATGGTGTAAAGGTTACTGGTGCTACTGTTCACTTTGTAGATGATGGAGCAGATACGGGCCCAATAATCTTACAAGATATTGTATTTGTAGATAACAACGATACTCCTCTTTCTTTACAGCTGAAGGTACTTAATATTGAGCATAAAATATTACCACTTGCAATAAAGCTGTTTTGCGAAAACAAACTTGTACTAGAAGATAGACGAGTAATTATAAAAAATTAATTAATTCTGCCAAATTATATGAATTTTTATTGATAGCAAGTGTCATTTTGGCATAAACCCATATAAGGTGCAGTAATAATTTACTGCACCTATTAACATTAATATTAAGGAGATTATTATGAGAGTTTTAGTAGTTGGAAGCGGTGCTAGAGAACATGCTATATGTGTAAAAATATCTAAAAGTTCCTTACTTACAAAATTATACTGTGCGCCTGGTAATGCAGGAATTAGTAAATTAGCTGAATGTGTAAGTATTAAGGCTGAAGATATAGAAAAAATAACTGAGTTTAGTGTACAAAATAAAATCGAGTTTGTTATTGTTGGCCCTGAAGTACCGTTAGTAGCAGGTTTAGTAGATATTCTTGAAGATAAGGGAATAAAATGCTTTGGACCTAGAAAAAACGGAGCAAAATTTGAAGGTAGTAAATCATATTCAAAAGCGTTTATGGAAAAATATAATGTACCAACAGCTAAATACAAACTATTTAACAATTATGAAACTGCATTAAAGGAAATTACAAACTTCAACCTACCTGTTGTTCTAAAAGCTGATGGTTTGGCTGCAGGTAAAGGTGTTTTGATTTGCAACACACTTGATGAAGCAATTGAAGGTATAAATTCTATACTAAAAGATAAACAATTTGGAGATGCTGGGAATACATTATTAGTAGAAGAATTCTTGACTGGTACAGAAACTTCTTTATTGTGCTTTGTAAATGGGAAAGATATAATACCTATGGAAAGTGCAAGAGATTACAAACGTGCATATGACAACGACTTAGGATTAAATACTGGTGGTATGGGATGCTTCTCCCCTAACCCAATTTACACTGATAAACTTAAAAAATATATAAA contains these protein-coding regions:
- the purN gene encoding phosphoribosylglycinamide formyltransferase — its product is MPQLKIGVLISGGGTNLQSIIDNINNGFIDAKIDVVISNKKSAYGLERAKSNGIDAIYVNPNNYKGSEEYNQIIISELQDRNIDLIVLAGYLKILSMDFVRTFENKIINIHPSLIPSFCGRGYYGIKVHEEVIKYGVKVTGATVHFVDDGADTGPIILQDIVFVDNNDTPLSLQLKVLNIEHKILPLAIKLFCENKLVLEDRRVIIKN
- the purD gene encoding phosphoribosylamine--glycine ligase; translated protein: MRVLVVGSGAREHAICVKISKSSLLTKLYCAPGNAGISKLAECVSIKAEDIEKITEFSVQNKIEFVIVGPEVPLVAGLVDILEDKGIKCFGPRKNGAKFEGSKSYSKAFMEKYNVPTAKYKLFNNYETALKEITNFNLPVVLKADGLAAGKGVLICNTLDEAIEGINSILKDKQFGDAGNTLLVEEFLTGTETSLLCFVNGKDIIPMESARDYKRAYDNDLGLNTGGMGCFSPNPIYTDKLKKYIKDNILDNTIRGFIKDNIDFRGVLFIGLMITGNTAKVLEYNTRFGDPETEVILPRLKSDLLEIMIKTRNGTLKQSDLVWSNKKCVTVILASGGYPQNYEKGKIITGIDTVDNDITVFHAGTAIQNNDILTNGGRILAVTCLSDSLEEARNHIYKNIKNINFDKMEYRTDIALTK